The Dyadobacter subterraneus genome window below encodes:
- a CDS encoding OmpH family outer membrane protein, whose amino-acid sequence MNNNTSLIWNIVLSIAVAVLFFLHFSGGKSESVAAGSDGVVAGRRTVYVQVDSLLTNYDFFKDTKKALENKHFQLENELNTKGRSLQNEIAFFQQKAQTMTPDQARSTEAQLGKKQQDLIAYRDQAMAGLQQEEAGKNEELYKQIRAYIEKYNKDNKYEYVLGYSLGGGILFADKSLDVTQKIIEGLNKEYKGSDASKAAADSTKK is encoded by the coding sequence GTGAATAACAATACTTCGTTAATTTGGAACATCGTGCTTAGCATAGCCGTAGCGGTGTTATTTTTCTTACATTTCTCAGGAGGTAAATCTGAATCCGTTGCAGCGGGATCGGATGGTGTAGTAGCAGGTCGTCGTACTGTTTATGTGCAGGTTGATTCTCTTTTGACGAATTACGATTTCTTTAAGGACACTAAGAAAGCGCTTGAAAACAAACATTTCCAATTGGAAAATGAATTGAACACAAAAGGTCGCTCATTGCAGAATGAAATTGCATTTTTTCAGCAAAAAGCACAAACAATGACTCCTGACCAGGCTCGTTCTACGGAAGCTCAGCTTGGTAAAAAACAGCAGGATCTTATCGCTTACCGCGATCAGGCTATGGCTGGACTTCAACAGGAAGAAGCTGGTAAAAATGAAGAGCTTTACAAACAGATCAGAGCTTATATTGAAAAATATAACAAGGATAATAAATACGAATATGTATTAGGTTATTCTTTAGGCGGTGGAATTTTGTTCGCTGACAAATCTCTTGATGTAACGCAGAAAATTATAGAAGGTTTGAACAAGGAATATAAAGGTTCTGACGCTTCAAAAGCTGCTGCTGATTCGACTAAGAAATAA
- a CDS encoding copper homeostasis protein CutC translates to MTIEVCAYSLESCMNAQVGGAGRIELCGGLGEGGTTPSAGLIEMVREHIQIKIFVMIRPRGGDFVYDFFEEEIMKRDIAMAKKLGADGVVLGILLPDGQVDVARTKALVDYAAPMKVTFHRAFDLTPDPIKALKAVIETGAERILTSGQKPNALEGIKVLEQLAKAAGSSIEIMAGGGVNHNNAAELKDAGVHSLHLTAKSFRPGRQKYFPADISMAGESPDERSVMYSDLGLVEAIVSAVADK, encoded by the coding sequence ATGACAATTGAAGTTTGCGCATACTCCCTCGAATCCTGCATGAATGCCCAGGTTGGCGGTGCGGGGCGTATTGAGCTGTGCGGAGGACTTGGTGAAGGCGGGACTACGCCAAGCGCCGGTCTTATAGAAATGGTTCGTGAACATATCCAGATCAAAATATTTGTGATGATCCGTCCACGTGGCGGTGATTTTGTTTATGATTTTTTTGAAGAAGAGATCATGAAAAGAGATATTGCTATGGCCAAAAAGCTGGGAGCAGATGGCGTTGTGCTGGGAATTCTTCTTCCCGACGGACAAGTTGACGTAGCACGTACCAAAGCACTCGTTGATTATGCGGCTCCTATGAAAGTAACTTTCCACCGTGCATTTGACCTTACGCCTGATCCAATCAAAGCATTGAAAGCTGTAATCGAAACCGGTGCTGAAAGAATTCTTACTTCAGGTCAAAAACCAAATGCACTGGAAGGTATCAAGGTTTTAGAACAATTAGCAAAAGCAGCCGGAAGCTCAATTGAAATCATGGCTGGCGGCGGTGTAAATCATAATAATGCGGCTGAGCTAAAAGATGCCGGTGTACATTCCCTGCACTTAACTGCCAAATCTTTCCGTCCCGGAAGACAAAAATATTTCCCTGCTGATATTTCAATGGCCGGCGAAAGTCCTGACGAAAGATCAGTTATGTATAGTGATTTAGGATTGGTTGAAGCTATTGTGAGTGCGGTAGCGGATAAATAA
- a CDS encoding DUF2795 domain-containing protein: MYWTLELASYLEDAPWPATKDELIDFAIRTGAPLEVVENLQELEDDGQPYESIEEIWPDYPTKDDFFFNEDEY; the protein is encoded by the coding sequence ATGTACTGGACTCTCGAACTCGCATCATATCTGGAGGATGCTCCTTGGCCAGCTACCAAAGACGAGCTGATTGACTTCGCAATTAGAACAGGCGCTCCGTTAGAAGTAGTTGAAAACCTACAAGAACTGGAAGATGATGGTCAGCCTTATGAAAGCATTGAGGAAATTTGGCCGGATTATCCGACCAAAGATGACTTCTTCTTTAATGAAGACGAATATTAA
- a CDS encoding AlbA family DNA-binding domain-containing protein, with the protein MELRLLKELVRRGEGEHVEFKLKSNHPEKIVRELVAFANSGGGKLFVGVGDDRTIKGVKDSFEDEYTLVKAIDTYCFPKLDYRVERIPVDMDREVLVLTIPRSLDKPHYVVDSSGIKKAYVRVADKSIQASREMREIMRRGRFKRDVRFQYGDKEEKLMKLLDEKQTVTVELFAAAAGIPRKIASNTLVMLVLANVLEVHPHEVFDHFTVAMA; encoded by the coding sequence ATGGAACTACGATTGCTTAAAGAGTTGGTCAGAAGAGGTGAGGGTGAACATGTGGAATTCAAACTGAAATCCAATCACCCGGAAAAAATTGTCCGCGAGCTTGTTGCCTTCGCTAATTCAGGAGGTGGAAAACTCTTCGTCGGCGTTGGAGATGACCGGACAATCAAAGGAGTAAAAGACTCGTTTGAAGACGAATACACCCTCGTCAAAGCTATTGACACTTATTGTTTCCCCAAACTTGATTATCGCGTTGAAAGAATTCCGGTCGACATGGACCGTGAGGTTCTCGTTTTAACTATTCCGCGAAGTCTTGACAAACCACATTATGTTGTTGATTCTTCTGGAATAAAAAAAGCATACGTTCGGGTCGCTGATAAATCCATCCAGGCGAGTCGTGAAATGCGTGAAATTATGCGGCGCGGACGGTTTAAAAGGGACGTCAGATTTCAGTATGGAGATAAGGAAGAAAAGCTGATGAAACTGCTTGATGAAAAACAAACCGTAACGGTCGAATTATTTGCAGCGGCGGCCGGGATTCCCAGAAAAATTGCTTCAAATACCCTGGTGATGCTGGTTCTTGCCAATGTTCTGGAAGTGCATCCTCATGAAGTTTTTGATCATTTTACAGTTGCGATGGCATGA
- a CDS encoding DUF3127 domain-containing protein has translation MELTGTVIALLPEVSGQGKNGTWRKQEFILEIPSQYPKKVCISLWGDKIDQAGLQVNDAVTASIDVESREYNSRWYTEVKAWKVDKAGSTGGGGGASFSGGNNNSTLPPVTTFTEDESDDLPF, from the coding sequence ATGGAATTAACAGGAACTGTCATCGCTTTACTCCCTGAAGTGTCTGGTCAGGGTAAAAATGGAACATGGCGGAAGCAGGAATTTATTCTTGAAATCCCTTCGCAGTATCCAAAAAAAGTATGCATTTCATTGTGGGGTGATAAAATTGATCAGGCTGGCTTACAGGTCAATGACGCTGTAACTGCCTCAATTGATGTTGAAAGCCGCGAATATAATAGTCGCTGGTATACAGAAGTAAAAGCGTGGAAAGTTGACAAAGCCGGTAGTACTGGCGGCGGAGGCGGAGCATCTTTTAGTGGTGGAAACAACAATTCAACTTTGCCTCCGGTAACAACTTTTACAGAAGACGAGTCTGACGATTTGCCTTTCTAA
- a CDS encoding cystathionine gamma-synthase, with the protein MSMKFATKAIHAGVEPDPTTGAIMTPIYQTSTYVQESPGKHKGYEYSRTHNPTRTALQNALAALENGKHGICYASGLAATDAVLKLFRPGDEIIATNDIYGGTYRIMKKIYEPFGLIFHFVDMSDIKEIEKVISEKTKMIWVETPTNPLLKIIDIEAVTNVCKQKGILSVVDNTFASPYLQNPLDQGADIVMHSVTKYLGGHSDTVMGALIVNDDGLAKQLAFIQNASGAVPGPQDCFLVLRGIKTLHIRMQRHCENAKVVSLWLKDHPKVGKVYYPGLPSHEGHVLATRQMRGYGGIVSFELKGDNYKEAVHVMESLEVFSLGESLGGVESLCTHPASMTHASIPKEEREKTGLKDTLIRLSVGIEDVEDLIEDLAQAIG; encoded by the coding sequence ATTTCTATGAAATTCGCGACCAAAGCTATACACGCAGGTGTTGAACCTGACCCAACGACAGGTGCGATTATGACACCCATTTACCAGACTTCAACCTATGTTCAGGAAAGCCCGGGAAAACATAAAGGTTATGAATATTCGCGTACTCACAATCCAACCCGAACTGCTTTACAAAATGCCTTGGCAGCTCTGGAAAATGGAAAACACGGAATTTGCTACGCCTCTGGTCTCGCAGCTACGGATGCGGTTTTGAAATTATTCCGGCCTGGCGATGAAATTATAGCGACCAATGATATTTACGGCGGCACATACCGGATCATGAAAAAAATTTACGAGCCTTTCGGTTTGATTTTTCATTTTGTTGATATGAGTGATATCAAAGAAATTGAAAAAGTAATTTCTGAAAAAACGAAAATGATCTGGGTGGAAACGCCAACCAATCCTTTATTAAAAATTATTGACATTGAAGCGGTAACCAATGTTTGTAAACAAAAGGGAATTTTAAGCGTCGTGGATAATACTTTTGCTTCTCCTTATTTGCAAAATCCGCTGGATCAGGGAGCTGATATTGTCATGCATTCGGTAACCAAATATCTTGGCGGACATTCGGATACCGTTATGGGTGCGCTTATCGTAAATGATGATGGACTGGCAAAACAACTGGCATTTATCCAGAATGCAAGTGGCGCGGTACCCGGTCCACAGGATTGTTTTCTGGTTTTGCGCGGAATAAAAACTTTACATATCCGGATGCAGCGGCATTGCGAAAATGCAAAAGTAGTTTCACTATGGCTGAAAGATCATCCGAAAGTTGGAAAAGTTTATTATCCCGGACTTCCGTCTCACGAAGGTCATGTTCTGGCTACGCGTCAAATGCGCGGGTATGGTGGAATTGTTTCTTTTGAGTTAAAAGGAGATAACTATAAGGAGGCAGTTCATGTAATGGAAAGTCTGGAAGTATTTTCTCTGGGCGAATCATTAGGTGGCGTCGAATCACTTTGCACGCATCCGGCAAGTATGACGCACGCAAGTATTCCAAAGGAAGAACGGGAAAAAACAGGATTAAAAGACACATTAATCCGCCTCAGTGTGGGGATTGAAGATGTGGAGGATTTAATAGAAGATCTGGCTCAGGCAATTGGTTAA
- a CDS encoding VTT domain-containing protein, with protein sequence MANPLVKKFPLPLVVSVLLTVVPLVTTSLLTASAVAHEELLRSWTYGTWILVTIGLTLTSAIALTPPTFLALVFGYFLGWYAIPFLFLLNLGAIALLYILADFFNAESIRIYLVQIYPEIESLIRKFKANQFRLIFFAKLSPVLPFTITNLFFNVVGAKLPQVLAGGTLGMIPRTVLAVWAGREAQEIRYLLEHPNEGLGTKILLLSLIIISTVGIGYLFKDKKD encoded by the coding sequence TTGGCGAATCCATTAGTAAAAAAATTTCCTTTACCTCTCGTTGTAAGCGTTTTACTCACTGTTGTTCCCTTAGTTACCACATCATTGCTTACAGCTTCCGCTGTGGCTCATGAAGAATTATTAAGAAGCTGGACTTATGGAACCTGGATACTGGTTACGATTGGATTAACCCTTACTTCTGCCATTGCACTCACGCCGCCAACTTTTCTTGCCTTGGTTTTCGGTTATTTTTTAGGATGGTACGCCATTCCGTTTTTGTTTTTATTAAATCTCGGAGCCATTGCGCTTCTTTATATACTGGCCGATTTTTTCAATGCTGAATCAATCCGAATTTATCTGGTGCAGATTTACCCGGAAATCGAATCGCTCATCCGGAAATTTAAAGCAAACCAGTTCCGGTTGATTTTCTTCGCCAAACTGTCTCCGGTTTTGCCTTTTACCATTACTAATTTATTTTTCAACGTAGTCGGAGCAAAATTACCTCAGGTACTTGCCGGTGGTACGCTGGGTATGATTCCTCGTACAGTTCTTGCGGTTTGGGCCGGAAGGGAAGCGCAGGAAATCCGCTATTTGCTTGAACATCCAAATGAAGGTTTGGGAACAAAAATTCTGCTGCTTTCACTGATCATTATTTCAACGGTCGGGATTGGATATCTGTTTAAGGATAAGAAGGACTGA
- a CDS encoding sodium:solute symporter yields the protein MKSLPVIDLIIVISYLVGMVAVGIYFSRKNTTADQFTKASGRIPGWAIGISIYATFLSSNTFLGVPGKAFGSNWNSFVFSLSMPLAAWVATKFFIPFYRNTGTVSAYTHLEERFGPWARTYAVACFLLTQLARMGSIFFGIALSLQALTGYPMSTIMIVVGICIVLYTVMGGMEAVIWTEVVQGVVKTVGALVILYLVISGMDGGISRIIDIGKADDKFSLGSFAPDFTQSSFWVVLLYGFFMNLNNFGMDQNYVQRYHTTTSIKEAANSIWLCVYLYLPVSLMFFVLGSCLFAYYQSNPDLLHVVQMQVAVERLPNGTPEALQKLASTLGAADIGDKVMPHFMVTKVPVGLLGLIIAAIMSAAMSTISSGMNASATVFMVDIYQRYIKPEMSSKQSMTLLYIATTGFGLLGMVTGIAMIGVKSVLDVWWLLSGIFAGGMLGLFLLGIISRNTKNAEALTATLIGIIVIIWMTFSKQLPDEYAYLRNPLHQNMVMVVGTLTIFLGGLLLTRLKGKAIEIEKEALADHPSI from the coding sequence ATGAAATCCTTACCCGTTATAGATCTGATCATCGTTATAAGCTATCTGGTTGGGATGGTGGCTGTCGGTATTTATTTTTCCCGTAAAAACACAACCGCGGATCAATTTACCAAAGCCTCCGGAAGAATTCCCGGATGGGCCATCGGTATTTCCATTTATGCCACTTTTCTTAGTAGTAATACCTTCCTCGGAGTTCCAGGCAAAGCCTTTGGCAGCAACTGGAATTCCTTTGTTTTTAGTTTGTCAATGCCGCTTGCAGCCTGGGTTGCTACGAAATTCTTTATACCGTTTTATAGAAATACAGGAACCGTTTCAGCGTATACTCATTTGGAAGAACGTTTCGGTCCCTGGGCCAGAACTTATGCCGTTGCCTGTTTTCTGCTGACACAACTTGCCAGAATGGGTTCTATATTTTTCGGAATTGCATTAAGTCTTCAGGCATTAACAGGTTACCCGATGTCTACGATTATGATCGTAGTTGGGATTTGTATTGTGCTTTATACCGTTATGGGTGGAATGGAAGCCGTTATCTGGACGGAAGTTGTTCAGGGTGTTGTTAAAACGGTGGGAGCACTTGTCATTCTATATCTGGTAATTTCCGGAATGGATGGCGGGATTTCCAGGATTATAGATATTGGAAAAGCAGACGATAAATTCAGTCTGGGAAGTTTCGCTCCTGATTTTACACAGTCATCGTTCTGGGTTGTTTTGTTGTACGGGTTTTTTATGAACCTCAACAATTTTGGCATGGACCAAAATTATGTTCAGCGTTATCATACCACAACATCCATTAAAGAGGCAGCGAATTCTATCTGGCTTTGCGTTTATTTGTATCTCCCGGTTTCGCTAATGTTTTTCGTTCTTGGATCCTGTTTGTTTGCTTATTACCAAAGTAATCCTGATCTGCTTCATGTGGTTCAAATGCAGGTTGCGGTTGAACGTTTACCAAATGGAACACCGGAAGCACTTCAAAAACTGGCTTCAACGTTAGGTGCCGCTGATATCGGAGATAAAGTAATGCCACATTTTATGGTCACAAAAGTACCGGTTGGACTTTTAGGGTTAATTATTGCAGCTATTATGTCCGCCGCCATGAGTACGATCAGTTCCGGAATGAATGCTTCCGCTACGGTGTTTATGGTTGATATTTATCAGCGTTATATCAAGCCGGAAATGAGTTCAAAACAATCCATGACGTTGTTATACATTGCAACGACAGGTTTTGGTCTTCTTGGTATGGTTACCGGAATCGCCATGATTGGTGTAAAAAGTGTACTGGACGTTTGGTGGCTGCTTTCCGGAATCTTCGCCGGTGGTATGCTTGGATTATTTCTTTTGGGAATTATTTCAAGAAACACAAAAAATGCCGAAGCGCTTACGGCTACGCTGATTGGTATTATAGTTATTATCTGGATGACTTTTTCAAAACAATTACCGGACGAATATGCTTATTTACGAAACCCGCTGCATCAGAATATGGTGATGGTAGTAGGTACGCTGACGATTTTTCTTGGAGGATTACTTTTGACAAGATTGAAAGGAAAAGCAATAGAAATTGAAAAAGAAGCGCTGGCTGATCACCCGAGCATTTAA
- a CDS encoding dihydrodipicolinate synthase family protein encodes MTAKTTSLPQGFIPVMLTPFLESGAVDYDGLKTLTEFYLNAGSAGLFATCLSSEMYELSEQERIDVTKTVVDQVAGRVPVVATGTFGGPIAEQAEFVKRIYSTGVEAVIIISSLIAEENESDEIFLKNAKELISLTDNIPLGFYECPVPYKRLIPSTVLKELVETGRVIYHKDTCLDDEEVARRIKVAEGYQFGLYDAYMVNAVSSLKAGAAGLSCIQGNIYPELIIWICKYFNNADREEDVKKVQQFFVDSMDVVHAAYPTIAKYSLQKRGFPISIYTRRDVGELTEELKTEMDQLLVVIEKLQNELGITSNFTEYLVK; translated from the coding sequence ATGACCGCAAAAACTACATCTTTGCCGCAAGGATTTATTCCTGTTATGTTAACTCCGTTTCTTGAATCCGGAGCAGTTGATTATGACGGCCTGAAAACGCTGACTGAATTTTATCTGAATGCAGGTTCTGCCGGACTTTTTGCAACCTGTCTTTCCAGCGAAATGTATGAATTGAGTGAACAGGAAAGGATTGATGTTACAAAAACCGTTGTTGACCAGGTTGCGGGAAGAGTTCCGGTTGTGGCCACAGGAACTTTTGGCGGACCAATTGCTGAACAGGCAGAATTTGTAAAACGTATATATAGTACCGGAGTGGAAGCGGTCATCATTATTTCCAGCCTTATTGCTGAGGAAAACGAATCCGATGAAATATTCCTGAAAAACGCCAAAGAACTCATCAGTTTGACGGATAATATTCCGCTAGGATTTTACGAATGCCCGGTTCCTTATAAAAGACTGATCCCAAGTACGGTACTCAAAGAATTGGTTGAAACCGGAAGAGTTATTTATCATAAAGATACTTGTCTGGATGACGAAGAAGTTGCACGCCGAATCAAAGTTGCCGAAGGATACCAGTTTGGACTTTATGATGCCTATATGGTCAATGCAGTCTCATCTTTGAAAGCTGGTGCAGCAGGACTTTCCTGCATCCAGGGAAATATTTATCCTGAATTGATTATTTGGATCTGTAAATATTTCAACAACGCTGACCGTGAGGAAGATGTAAAAAAAGTGCAGCAGTTTTTTGTTGATTCAATGGACGTGGTACATGCTGCATATCCTACGATTGCCAAATATAGTCTGCAAAAACGCGGGTTCCCGATTTCAATTTATACAAGAAGAGATGTTGGTGAACTTACAGAAGAACTGAAAACTGAAATGGATCAATTGCTGGTAGTAATTGAGAAACTTCAAAATGAATTGGGCATTACAAGCAATTTTACTGAATATCTCGTGAAATAA
- a CDS encoding RNA polymerase sigma factor: protein MNFPNEQILYRVTQGDEAAFSMLYTHFRSPALKFCTTLLKDEEEAENVTQDVFAKIWDRRVQIKPEHSFQAYLFVSLRNQIFDQFKKFEKDQQLRQQYVDRMTILHDEDGEDKEARIKFLLGAVELLSERRKQILKLNIEEGKSYKEIASFMNISTNTVKNQLIKAKEILRRQSRLAIS from the coding sequence ATGAACTTTCCTAATGAACAAATCCTTTACCGCGTAACACAGGGAGACGAAGCGGCTTTCTCGATGCTCTACACGCATTTTCGCTCTCCGGCGCTGAAATTTTGTACTACCTTACTCAAAGATGAGGAAGAAGCTGAAAACGTTACTCAGGATGTATTTGCCAAAATCTGGGATCGTCGCGTACAAATAAAACCTGAGCACAGTTTTCAGGCCTATTTGTTTGTCAGTTTACGGAATCAGATTTTTGACCAGTTCAAAAAATTTGAAAAAGATCAGCAATTGCGCCAGCAATACGTTGACCGGATGACAATTTTGCATGACGAAGACGGCGAAGATAAAGAGGCCAGAATCAAGTTTCTCCTTGGCGCTGTTGAATTGCTTTCAGAAAGAAGAAAGCAAATTTTGAAGCTGAATATTGAAGAGGGGAAATCTTACAAGGAAATAGCAAGTTTTATGAACATCTCCACCAATACGGTTAAGAACCAGTTAATCAAGGCAAAGGAAATTTTGCGCCGCCAATCCCGCCTGGCAATTTCATAG
- a CDS encoding RNA polymerase sigma factor gives MLLWNTFREGNRDAFARIYNIHIDGLLSYGYRITSNRQLIKDSIQDLFLHLWLHRENLSGTDSIKYYLFRSLRNRIIKNIERQDIQPQTAENILENIIGDFSFEHELMVEETLADQTSRLRKAIGKLSKRQQEVIQLRYQDDFSLEEIENLMQMNNQSVRNLLHRAISQLRITIEMAGWSFPFVLSFLY, from the coding sequence ATGCTTTTATGGAATACCTTCCGAGAAGGTAACCGGGATGCATTTGCCAGAATTTATAATATTCATATTGATGGTTTACTATCCTATGGATACCGGATTACGTCTAATCGTCAGCTAATAAAAGATAGTATACAGGATTTATTTCTTCATTTATGGCTGCATCGGGAAAATCTTTCCGGGACGGATTCTATAAAATATTATCTTTTCCGTTCTCTGCGAAACCGGATTATAAAGAATATAGAAAGACAGGATATTCAGCCTCAGACCGCAGAAAATATCCTGGAAAATATCATTGGAGACTTCTCTTTTGAGCACGAACTTATGGTCGAGGAAACTCTGGCGGACCAGACAAGCCGCTTGCGGAAGGCGATTGGAAAGCTTTCAAAAAGACAGCAGGAAGTCATTCAGCTTCGTTATCAGGATGATTTCAGTCTGGAAGAAATTGAAAATCTGATGCAGATGAATAATCAGTCTGTCCGGAATCTTCTCCACAGGGCAATCAGCCAGTTGCGTATTACCATCGAGATGGCCGGCTGGTCTTTTCCTTTTGTTCTTTCTTTTTTGTATTAA
- a CDS encoding FecR family protein translates to MFKKFAGYSVEDFVKEEKFINWVKFSNPDEDLFWNEFLKKYPACREIIYQARQIVIQLSEASKLPVNQEDVEDIWQHIEAAMTHNQGNRRAVFNLNWIKWVAAASVIMVAGLLWWNNQPENESIRTYTRLVKNADISLKEIINTSAEPIKVTLPDNSVVTLEKNSRLSYTNNFDGKERKVFLSGDAFFNVTKNPDKPFVVYANELVTKVLGTSFRINAFEENKEVTVSVRTGRVFVFANQDFRNTDSGKREVILIPNQKAVFSRKDETLSRSLIDKPEIVVSQEEMLERSFSNAPLPDIFEALERVYGVKLVFDKELFANCRLTTSLGSETLFERLDIICEAVEANYKVVGTDVIIDGKRCN, encoded by the coding sequence ATGTTCAAAAAATTCGCCGGATATTCTGTTGAGGATTTTGTAAAGGAAGAAAAATTCATCAACTGGGTGAAGTTTTCTAATCCTGACGAAGATTTATTTTGGAATGAATTTTTGAAAAAATATCCTGCTTGCCGGGAAATTATTTACCAGGCCAGGCAAATCGTTATACAGCTTTCCGAAGCGTCAAAATTGCCGGTAAATCAGGAAGACGTCGAAGACATTTGGCAGCATATAGAGGCAGCTATGACGCATAATCAGGGAAACAGGAGAGCTGTTTTCAACCTGAACTGGATTAAATGGGTGGCGGCTGCTTCTGTTATTATGGTTGCAGGGCTACTGTGGTGGAATAATCAACCTGAAAATGAAAGTATCCGGACGTATACCCGGTTGGTTAAAAATGCAGACATTTCTTTAAAAGAAATTATCAATACTTCTGCGGAACCAATTAAGGTGACTTTGCCCGATAATAGTGTTGTTACCCTTGAAAAGAATAGCAGGCTGAGCTACACAAATAATTTTGATGGTAAAGAAAGAAAAGTCTTTTTGTCGGGAGACGCTTTCTTTAATGTTACAAAAAATCCAGACAAACCCTTTGTCGTTTATGCCAATGAGTTGGTTACAAAAGTTTTGGGGACGAGTTTTCGTATCAATGCATTTGAAGAAAATAAAGAGGTAACAGTTTCAGTCAGGACGGGCCGGGTATTTGTTTTTGCTAACCAGGATTTTAGAAACACGGATTCGGGAAAAAGGGAAGTTATACTTATTCCAAACCAGAAAGCGGTGTTTTCCAGAAAAGACGAAACGTTAAGCCGCTCGTTGATTGACAAACCTGAAATTGTTGTTTCGCAGGAAGAAATGCTGGAAAGGTCGTTTTCCAATGCGCCGCTGCCGGATATTTTTGAGGCGCTGGAAAGAGTTTACGGGGTGAAACTTGTATTTGACAAGGAGCTTTTTGCAAACTGCCGTCTGACAACATCGCTTGGCAGTGAAACCTTGTTTGAGCGACTGGATATCATATGTGAAGCTGTTGAAGCAAATTATAAGGTCGTTGGCACCGACGTAATTATCGATGGCAAAAGATGCAACTGA